From a region of the Pecten maximus chromosome 18, xPecMax1.1, whole genome shotgun sequence genome:
- the LOC117316670 gene encoding dynein regulatory complex protein 1-like — protein MSSSGEEEEAGPNVDSTDPDERVAARRIRIGRRVEAAKRAELGEDPNEKKEVKEELSKSRKQIEQSRLLLSKLNQDAFELVTNIRVAGDAREAARRTEEEEAKRLRKERLEQEAKTGAEKFEEITKKWESALQKEIPQALHQMLRQQKQNCDTIVGDKNKLINDFQQELKIKDDQYVKDLKKQAEDVDLMIERMEEQMKKVTKAARKQLNETEMAFNAERNELLDSHKKKWEERMEHRRQKEIDYMKAREKRVEDYEQQIHTIRVQDAEEYNMIKIRLETDVQILEQQLQQMKATYQLNQEKLEYNFQVLKKRDDENTITRSQQKRKITRLQDVLNSLRIKLAKQEKQFKDENQQLTEDYKRITEQFRDLQRKSRHFMAADHKKFHDVWCMNEDECKELVNAILEADQIIHQHQLGLVYQSPDMNFLENAGPIVSEATKRKGVSAQQIIQEVMSQTGSHNTVGADEEDEGETDENADGSLPPDHQPVKSTLLSKINANTIKLILELLCDESGFLVESKLNKLLAPLEKDERSLMKLDAIFSALGIDTEEDVHLLASYFMHIKGRKQPQDEEKDTVIDEPSQTEMSGELDDIDEEIRKLTGKEGDLESTKSETVELIHPNEVLKALRAFVEENRQPTKEKGKQSQFKIVSLEERDSSDDSDYWAKYPSLISSHKERLWDALLEGLEKYSETLTSRSTLINETDALRQQNAELRMLLHQYVNSKVNAELEIPPTRVLQLEMNPSMQK, from the exons ATGAGTTCAAGTGGAGAAGAGGAAGAGGCAGGGCCGAATGTAGATTCTACTGATCCAGACGAGCGTGTCGCAGCTCGAAGAATTCGTATCGGAAGACGAGTTGAAGCAGCGAAACG TGCTGAGCTTGGTGAGGACCCCAATGAGAAGAAGGAAGTGAAGGAAGAGCTGAGTAAAAGCAGAAAACAGATTGAACAAAGTCGACTTTTGCTCTCTAAATTGAACCAAGATGCATTTGAGCTTGTCACTAACATCCGTGTGGCTGGGGATGCCAGAGAAGCTGCAAGGAGAACAGAAGAGGAGGAGGCGAAGAGATTGAG gAAGGAAAGACTTGAGCAAGAAGCTAAAACAGGAGCTGAGAAGTTTGAAGAG aTCACTAAAAAATGGGAATCAGCATTACAGAAAGAGATTCCTCAGGCTTTACATCAG ATGCTTCGTCAACAGAAACAGAATTGTGACACTATTGTTGGTGACAAAAACAAGCTGATTAACGACTTCCAACAG GAACTGAAGATCAAGGATGACCAGTATGTGAAGGACCTGAAGAAACAAGCAGAGGATGTGGACCTAATGATTGAGAGAATGGAGGAACAGATGAAGAAAGTTACAAAAGCTGCACGGAAGCAGCTCAATGAGACAGAG ATGGCATTCAATGCAGAGCGAAATGAACTGTTGGACTCACATAAAAAGAAATGGGAGGAGAGAATGGAACATCGCCGTCAGAAGGAAATTGATTACATGAAGGCACGTGAGAAGCGTGTTGAGGATTATGAACAGCAAATCCACACGATACGAGTTCAGGACGCTGAGGAGTACAATATGATCAAAATTCGACTGGAAACAGACGTACAG ATCCTTGAGCAGCAGTTACAGCAGATGAAAGCAACATACCAGCTTAACCAGGAAAAACTGGAATACAATTTTCAAGTTCTGAAGAAGAGAGATGACGAAAACACAATTACCAGATCACAGCAAAAACGAAAGATAACAAG GTTACAGGATGTTTTGAACAGCCTGCGCATCAAACTGGCTAAACAGGAAAAACAGTTCAA GGATGAAAACCAGCAATTGACTGAGGATTACAAGAGAATCACAGAACAGTTCAGAGATCTCCAGAGAAAATCAAG ACATTTCATGGCTGCTGATCACAAGAAATTCCATGACGTCTGGTGTATGAATGAAGACGAGTGTAAGGAGCTTGTGAACGCGATTCTAGAGGCGGACCAAATCATCCACCAACATCAGCTTGGTCTAGTCTACCAGTCACCAGACAT GAATTTCCTAGAAAATGCTGGTCCCATTGTTAGTGAAGCGACAAAGAGGAAAGGAGTCTCTGCTCAACAAATTATACAGgaagtgatgtcacagacag GGAGTCACAACACAGTAGGAGCAGATGAAGAGGATGAAGGTGAAACAGATGAAAATGCAGATGGCAGTCTTCCTCCCGATCACCAACCAGTCAAGAGCACACTTCTGTCCAAAATTAACGCCAACACCATAAAACTTATCCTGGAGCTGTTATGTGATGAGTCG GGATTTTTAGTGGAGTCCAAACTAAACAAGCTGCTAGCTCCACTGGAAAAAGATGAACGCTCATTGATGAAGTTAGATGCAATTTTTAGT GCTCTAGGAATCGACACAGAAGAAGATGTCCACCTCCTAGCCAGTTATTTCATGCACATCAAGGGCCGCAAACAGCCACAGGACGAGGAG AAGGACACAGTCATAGATGAGCCTTCCCAGACTGAGATGAGTGGAGAG CTGGATGATATTGACGAGGAGATTCGGAAACTCACAGGAAAAGAGGGAGACCTTGAATCTACCAAGAGTGAGACCGTGGAACTGATCCACCCTAATGAAGTACTGAAGGCTCTCAGGGCATTTGTGGAGGAAAACAGGCAACCAACCAA GGAGAAAGGGAAACAGTCACAGTTTAAGATTGTCTCCCTTGAGGAGCGGGACAGTTCAGATGATTCCGACTATTGGGCAAAGTATCCATCTCTTATCTCTTCACACAAAGAACGACTCTGGGATGCCTTATTGGAGGGACTGGAAAAATACAG CGAGACGCTGACAAGTCGATCTACACTCATCAATGAGACGGACGCACTGCGGCAACAAAATGCTGAGCTGAGAATGTTGCTTCACCAATACGTCAATTCTAAG GTTAATGCCGAACTAGAAATTCCACCCACACGGGTTCTTCAGCTAGAGATGAACCCATCTATGCAGAAATAG